The DNA segment TTTGTGGATTTTCATGTGGCGATCAAGGGGCCGTTGACGACGCCGATCGGCGGCGGCTTCCGTTCGCTGAACGTAACCATTCGCCAAAAATTGGATTTGTATTCTTGCGTGCGTCCCGTCCGTTATTTCGAAGGCGTTCCCAGTCCCGTCAAAGAGCCGCAAAAGTTGAACGTTGTCATCTACCGCGAAAATTCGGAAGACCTTTACGCGGGGATCGAATGGAAGGAAGGGACGCCCGATGTTCTAAAAGTGATCCGCTTCCTCAACGAAGAGATGGGGCGGAACATCCGGGAAGATTCCGGCATCGGCATCAAACCGATCAGCGTATTCGGCAGCAAGCGTTTGGTCCGCGCCGCCATCCGCTACGCCATCGCTCAAAAACTTCCTTCTGTCACCCTGGTGCACAAGGGCAATATCATGAAATTTACTGAAGGAGCGTTCCGCGATTGGGGCTACGAGTTAGCCAAGGAAGAGTTCGCAGACGATATCGTAACCGAAAGCGAATTATGGGATAAACATGCGGGGATTATGCCCAATGGCAAAATTTTGCTAAAAGACCGCATCGCCGATTCCATGTTTCAACAGGTATTGCTGCGCCCCGACGAATACAGCGTGCTGGCGACGCCCAACTTAAACGGCGATTATCTATCCGACGCATGCGCCGCTCAGGTCGGCGGATTAGGCATGGCGCCTGGAGCCAACATCGGCGACGAAACGGCGATTTTCGAAGCTACCCACGGCACTGCGCCCAAATATGCGGGCATGGACAAAGTCAATCCCGGCTCGATAATCCTTTCCGGCGTGATGATGCTCGATCATCTGGGCTGGGGAGAGGCTTCCAAACTCGTGAATCGCGGCATCGAGGAAACTATCAAACAAAAGAAAGTAACGTACGATCTCGAACGGCAAATGGAAGGCGCTGCAATTCTGAAATGTTCCGAATTCGGGAAAGCCATTGCGGAAAATATGGCGTGATGGGATGGCCGGTTCATAAGTGGCTTTATTAAAAAGAGAAGCGTTATGTTGGAGACATGGTTTCATGCGCCATTTCCCAATAAACTACCCTTTGTTCGCTTATTTATTGCTTTTGGACGTATTTCAATTTCAATTAACGAGAATGCTCAATGCCGGTTATTCATTGAGATGAATGGTTGAGAAGGTTCAACCGCATGAAAAACGATGGGGAAAGGCCGGATGGTTTTCGCTCCACTTGTGGAAGAAGGAAAAACGCTGGCCGCTCGAATGAAAAAAGGAGATGGGAATCATGCAGAAAAAAATCACCGTCGTCGGGGCGGGCAATGTCGGCGCAACTTGCGCCCT comes from the Candidatus Omnitrophota bacterium genome and includes:
- the icd gene encoding isocitrate dehydrogenase (NADP(+)), with amino-acid sequence MYQKITVPSDGRKIEIINGKLNVPDNPIIPFVEGDGIGPDITRAMKLVLDAAVAKAYNGVKRIVWMEVFAGEKANEIYGDYLPQETLDAFVDFHVAIKGPLTTPIGGGFRSLNVTIRQKLDLYSCVRPVRYFEGVPSPVKEPQKLNVVIYRENSEDLYAGIEWKEGTPDVLKVIRFLNEEMGRNIREDSGIGIKPISVFGSKRLVRAAIRYAIAQKLPSVTLVHKGNIMKFTEGAFRDWGYELAKEEFADDIVTESELWDKHAGIMPNGKILLKDRIADSMFQQVLLRPDEYSVLATPNLNGDYLSDACAAQVGGLGMAPGANIGDETAIFEATHGTAPKYAGMDKVNPGSIILSGVMMLDHLGWGEASKLVNRGIEETIKQKKVTYDLERQMEGAAILKCSEFGKAIAENMA